GAGTATTTATTATACTCTCTTTTCACATTTTGTCAATACCCTTTTTGAAGTTTTTTATCCCTTTGGAATCCCGCATGTTTTCTTTCCTTTTATATAGGCTTTTATTTAAGTCCCATGCTTTCTCCCGTCGGCCTCCTTTGGGTGACACGAGTATTTATTATACTCTCTTTTCGGCTTTTGTCAAGCCCTTTTTTTAAAACTTTTTCGACTTTTGTTTCATCCTTAACGCAGTGGAAGCTGTCATTCAAGCGCGTTCCAATCCGCCGTTTCAGGTGACACGAGTATTTATTATACACGTATTTTGACAAATGTCAACATTTTTTTTGAAAATTTTAAATCAATCCTTTTCCCGCCTAAAATCGGGCTTTAGGACTGCTTAAATTATTCCCGTACATACAAAATTTATACATAAAATACCTCTTGTAAAAAATAAAAGGCACGGTTTTATATTCCGCGCCTTTTTTAAATCAGAAATTAAGCTTTATTATTTCCGACTTAACGGGCTCACCGTACAAATAATCATCTGTTTCATAATATTCAATCACAAATTCCGCTTCTTTTAAATCAGCCGGACTGCTAATCCCAAACTTTGCCGTCTCGCTTCTGTCCAACGTAATTGCGCTTAAGGCCTTTTTGCCTCCAACTACTTCACAGGATCCATATTGCGACGCCATATAACCGTTAACGGAAAAATCAATAACGTCAACCAAATAATTTTTATCGGAATTATTTTCGATAAGCAGATCTATGCTTAAATCGTCAAAATCATCTATGCTTACCCCCGTATATGTAACTTTAATGTCACCGGAATCGTAAATTACATTTCCGTTTTCGGACTTTTTAATTTCGCCGATTTCTTCCTGCACAGGCGTCTCCCCGATATATACGGTCGCCGTTTCTTTATCCCATCGGACCTCTTTCCCCACCGCTTTGGCAATATCTTCCAGAGGAAGGTATAAAACGCCGTTGAATATAAACGGCTCTTCCGCCGCGGCTGTCTTTCTGCCGTCGGCAACAATATTAATCCCGCCGTATTCAAGCGTTTCAATGCCATCATTATCTTTTGCCAAAACCGAAAAACAGCCGCAATGGGTTAAAGTAAGTACGCAGGCAGCCGCTAAAAAAAATTTTTTCATAACCAAATCCTCCCCACCTGATACGCCGCAAAAAAAAATAAAAGTTGCTATTTGTATTATATCATACAAACAACAACTTTCAACAAAATACACAAACAAATTTGCCGATTATTCAAATACCCGTCCGTTTTGCCGCTAAATCCGCGCGCAAAAAAGCGGGACAAAAGCCCCGCCGAAAAATTATCTTATAAACATAATAAGAGCGGCAATAATCATAAACAGCGCTCCGCCAATCTTAGTATACCTTGAAAGCGCCCCTTCGATGGAATTGCCTTTGTTTTTGCTCCAGTAGGAATCACCGCCGTTGTTGCTGCCGCCCATTGCGCCGAGGCCGGCCGCACGCTTATTCTGCAAAAGGATAAT
The DNA window shown above is from Anaerotignum faecicola and carries:
- a CDS encoding copper amine oxidase N-terminal domain-containing protein, encoding MKKFFLAAACVLTLTHCGCFSVLAKDNDGIETLEYGGINIVADGRKTAAAEEPFIFNGVLYLPLEDIAKAVGKEVRWDKETATVYIGETPVQEEIGEIKKSENGNVIYDSGDIKVTYTGVSIDDFDDLSIDLLIENNSDKNYLVDVIDFSVNGYMASQYGSCEVVGGKKALSAITLDRSETAKFGISSPADLKEAEFVIEYYETDDYLYGEPVKSEIIKLNF
- the secG gene encoding preprotein translocase subunit SecG; translation: MSTVGMVLTGVLMVIAVCLVVIILLQNKRAAGLGAMGGSNNGGDSYWSKNKGNSIEGALSRYTKIGGALFMIIAALIMFIR